From a region of the Nocardia sp. XZ_19_385 genome:
- a CDS encoding MoxR family ATPase, whose translation MGSESAVQEPIFSSVDDVIDRLASTGYLADKATATSVFLADRLGKPLLIEGPAGVGKTELARAVAQTAGAELVRLQCYEGVDEARALYEWNHAKQILRIQASSENDWQETKADVFTEEFLLSRPLLTAIRRSDPTVLLIDETDKADVEIEGLLLEVLSDFAVTVPELGTITATRKPFVVLTSNATRELSEALKRRCLYLHLDFPDEELERRILASRVPELSAAVSAQLVRIVHVLRGMQLKKLPSVAESIDWGRTLLALGMQDMDDATVRATLGVVLKHQADHQRALAELKLA comes from the coding sequence GTGGGTTCCGAAAGCGCAGTTCAGGAGCCGATCTTCAGCTCGGTCGACGATGTGATCGACCGGCTGGCGAGCACCGGCTATCTGGCGGACAAGGCGACGGCGACGTCGGTGTTCCTCGCCGACCGGCTCGGTAAGCCGCTGCTGATCGAGGGCCCCGCCGGTGTCGGCAAGACCGAACTGGCCCGCGCGGTCGCGCAGACCGCGGGCGCGGAGCTGGTGCGGTTGCAGTGCTACGAAGGCGTCGACGAGGCGCGGGCGCTCTACGAGTGGAACCACGCCAAGCAGATCCTGCGCATCCAGGCCTCCAGCGAAAATGACTGGCAGGAAACCAAAGCCGACGTTTTCACCGAGGAGTTCCTGCTCTCCCGGCCGCTGCTGACCGCCATCCGCCGATCCGATCCGACGGTGCTGCTGATCGACGAGACCGACAAGGCCGACGTCGAGATCGAGGGTCTGCTGCTCGAGGTGCTCAGCGATTTCGCGGTGACCGTGCCGGAATTGGGCACCATCACGGCGACGCGTAAGCCGTTCGTGGTGCTCACCTCCAACGCCACCCGTGAGCTGTCCGAAGCCCTCAAGCGCCGCTGCCTCTACCTGCACCTGGATTTCCCGGACGAGGAGCTGGAACGGCGCATCCTGGCCAGCCGGGTGCCGGAGCTGTCCGCCGCCGTGTCCGCGCAGCTGGTGCGGATCGTGCACGTGCTGCGCGGGATGCAGTTGAAGAAGCTGCCCTCGGTCGCCGAATCCATCGACTGGGGCCGCACGCTGCTCGCGCTCGGCATGCAGGACATGGACGATGCCACCGTGCGCGCCACCCTCGGGGTGGTGCTCAAACACCAGGCGGACCACCAGCGCGCGCTGGCCGAACTGAAACTGGCCTGA
- a CDS encoding ATP-dependent DNA helicase RecQ, with amino-acid sequence MTTARDTSAIDLNAPDLRDRAEQLLRELAGPAARLREDQWTAIEALVVQRRRALVVQRTGWGKSAVYFIAAKLLRGAGRGPTVIVSPLLALMRNQVAAAERAGVVAATINSGNMTEWDDIHQRVASGEIDVLLVSPERLNNPDFRDQVLPKLAADAGLVVIDEAHCVSDWGHDFRPDYRRIRTLIADLGSDVPVLATTATANDRVVTDVATQIGTETLVLRGTLDRESLHLSVVRFDDAVERTAWLSQHLSDFKGSGIVYTLTVAAAHDLADVLNSHGHTVAAYTGQTDPAEREVLEQALLNNEVKALIATSALGMGFDKPDLGFVVHVGAPSSPIAYYQQVGRAGRGTDRAEVILLPGPEDARIWSYFASVAFPREHIVRAVLDALDFDRPMSTVALEPLVELNRSRLEMVLKVLDVDGAVRRVRGGWLATGQDWTYDAERYERLAAAREVEQQAMVDYQSTTGCRMNFLRRQLDDPGLAALEGNSPDCGRCDNCTGTRPDTTVDAADLAATRARLDRPGLDLAPRKQWPTGLAKLGIPLSGKITQGAETGRALGRLTDLGWGQRLRALLDAPDDPIPDNVFDACIAVLRGWDWSTRPTTVMALENPDYPVLTATMAARLAEVGRLRDLGTLPTKPGHPPVSAANSAHRVAGLYDSWDIPDLSTVDGPILLVDALTDTGWTLTLAAHALRQAGAPAVLPFALASVT; translated from the coding sequence ATGACCACGGCCCGCGACACCTCAGCAATCGATCTCAACGCGCCCGATCTGCGCGATCGGGCCGAACAGCTGCTCCGCGAACTGGCCGGGCCCGCGGCACGGCTGCGCGAAGACCAGTGGACCGCGATCGAGGCTTTGGTGGTGCAGCGCCGGCGGGCGCTGGTGGTGCAGCGCACCGGCTGGGGTAAGTCGGCGGTGTATTTCATCGCGGCGAAGCTGCTGCGCGGAGCGGGCCGCGGGCCGACGGTGATCGTCTCGCCGCTGCTGGCGTTGATGCGGAACCAGGTGGCGGCTGCCGAGCGCGCGGGAGTTGTTGCGGCGACCATCAATTCGGGCAACATGACCGAGTGGGACGACATCCATCAGCGGGTGGCCTCGGGCGAGATCGATGTGCTGCTGGTCAGTCCGGAACGATTGAACAACCCCGACTTCCGGGATCAGGTGCTGCCGAAGCTGGCCGCCGACGCCGGGCTCGTCGTGATCGACGAGGCGCACTGCGTCTCGGACTGGGGCCATGACTTCCGCCCCGACTATCGCCGCATCCGCACGCTGATCGCCGATCTCGGCTCCGACGTCCCGGTGCTGGCCACCACCGCGACCGCCAACGACCGCGTGGTCACCGACGTCGCCACCCAAATCGGCACCGAGACACTGGTTTTGCGCGGCACCCTGGACCGGGAATCGCTGCACCTGTCGGTAGTGCGATTCGACGACGCGGTGGAGCGCACCGCTTGGCTGAGCCAGCACCTGAGCGACTTCAAAGGCTCCGGCATCGTCTATACGCTCACCGTGGCCGCCGCCCACGACCTCGCCGACGTGCTGAACTCGCACGGCCACACCGTCGCCGCCTACACCGGCCAGACCGACCCCGCCGAGCGCGAGGTGCTGGAACAGGCATTGCTCAACAACGAGGTGAAGGCGCTTATCGCGACCTCCGCCCTGGGCATGGGCTTCGACAAACCGGACCTGGGTTTCGTGGTGCATGTCGGCGCGCCCTCCTCCCCCATCGCCTACTACCAGCAGGTCGGCCGCGCGGGCCGTGGCACCGACCGCGCCGAGGTGATCCTGCTGCCCGGCCCGGAGGACGCCCGCATCTGGAGTTACTTCGCCTCCGTGGCCTTCCCGCGCGAGCACATCGTCCGCGCCGTGCTGGACGCGCTCGACTTCGACCGCCCGATGTCCACCGTCGCGTTGGAACCGCTGGTCGAATTGAACCGCTCGCGCCTGGAAATGGTGCTGAAGGTGCTCGACGTCGACGGCGCGGTGCGCCGGGTCCGCGGCGGCTGGCTCGCTACCGGCCAGGACTGGACCTACGACGCCGAGCGCTACGAGCGCTTGGCCGCGGCCCGCGAGGTCGAACAGCAGGCGATGGTCGACTATCAATCCACCACCGGCTGCCGGATGAACTTCCTGCGCCGCCAACTCGACGACCCGGGCTTGGCTGCTCTCGAAGGCAATTCCCCGGATTGCGGCCGCTGCGACAACTGCACAGGCACCCGACCCGACACCACCGTCGATGCCGCCGACCTGGCCGCCACCCGCGCCCGCCTGGACCGCCCCGGCCTCGATCTGGCCCCGCGCAAACAGTGGCCGACCGGACTGGCGAAGCTCGGGATCCCGTTGTCCGGCAAGATCACCCAGGGCGCCGAGACCGGCCGGGCGCTGGGCCGCCTCACCGACCTGGGCTGGGGCCAGCGTTTGCGCGCCCTGCTCGATGCCCCCGACGACCCGATCCCGGACAATGTCTTCGACGCCTGCATCGCGGTCTTGCGCGGCTGGGATTGGTCGACCCGCCCGACCACCGTGATGGCGCTGGAGAACCCCGACTACCCGGTCCTCACCGCCACCATGGCCGCGCGCCTCGCCGAAGTCGGCCGCCTCCGCGATCTGGGCACCCTCCCGACCAAGCCGGGCCATCCGCCGGTGTCGGCCGCCAACTCCGCCCACCGCGTCGCCGGTCTCTACGACTCCTGGGATATCCCGGACCTGTCGACCGTCGACGGCCCGATCCTCTTGGTCGACGCCCTCACCGACACCGGCTGGACCCTCACTCTCGCCGCCCACGCCCTGCGCCAAGCAGGCGCCCCGGCTGTTCTGCCCTTCGCCCTTGCATCTGTCACTTAA
- a CDS encoding ribokinase: MTKPPKVAVLGSINMDLVCTTEKRPEPGETVLGTGFTMVPGGKGANQAIAARRSDALVEFLGAIGRDMFTTPLREVLNDSDVGGARLRSLPGSSGVATIVVEQGGENSIIVTPGANARLTELDDADLETIAEADILLCQLEIPVETVTAGARHARAHGTTVILNPSPVRELPEELWREIDVAVVNSGEADRLGTALDRIAHVITTRGADGADYRGPGGELHCPSPKVRVVDTTGAGDAFTGALAAAWHRGPERALAWACAAGALAATELGASKSIPDADSIAMLLGDPLLNPGSNR, encoded by the coding sequence ATGACGAAGCCGCCGAAGGTCGCCGTGCTCGGCAGTATCAATATGGACCTGGTCTGTACGACCGAGAAGCGGCCCGAACCGGGTGAAACGGTCCTCGGTACCGGGTTCACCATGGTGCCCGGCGGCAAGGGCGCGAATCAGGCGATCGCGGCTCGGCGGTCCGATGCGCTGGTGGAGTTCTTGGGCGCGATCGGCCGGGACATGTTCACCACGCCACTGCGCGAGGTGCTCAACGACTCCGATGTCGGCGGCGCGCGGCTGCGGTCGCTGCCGGGTTCGAGCGGAGTCGCCACGATCGTGGTCGAGCAGGGCGGGGAGAACAGCATCATCGTGACCCCCGGCGCCAACGCGAGGCTGACCGAGCTCGACGACGCCGACCTGGAGACCATCGCCGAGGCCGATATCCTGCTGTGCCAGTTGGAGATTCCGGTCGAGACGGTGACCGCGGGGGCGCGGCACGCACGCGCACACGGGACGACGGTGATCCTGAATCCGTCGCCGGTGCGTGAGCTGCCCGAGGAGCTCTGGCGCGAAATCGATGTGGCCGTGGTGAATTCGGGCGAAGCGGACCGGCTGGGCACCGCACTCGACCGCATCGCACATGTGATCACCACCCGGGGCGCGGACGGGGCGGACTACCGCGGGCCGGGCGGGGAACTGCATTGCCCCAGCCCGAAGGTGCGGGTCGTCGACACCACCGGCGCGGGGGACGCCTTCACCGGCGCGCTCGCGGCCGCCTGGCATCGCGGCCCCGAACGAGCCCTGGCCTGGGCGTGCGCGGCCGGTGCGCTCGCGGCCACCGAGCTCGGCGCGAGCAAGTCGATCCCGGACGCGGACAGCATCGCCATGCTGCTCGGCGACCCGCTGCTCAATCCAGGAAGCAACCGCTAG
- the cqsA gene encoding alpha-hydroxyketone-type quorum-sensing autoinducer synthase, translating to MIPTIADRVQSRVDRFSYGRVVGEWGGRHLLHGLTPGPDAVLLNSNDYLGLAGDQRIVEAMCAALAAGGARFTSGAFVDGDHPQIAVERELADHMRAPAGILCQSGWDANIGLLQSIADPRTPVYLDSLAHMSMWHGAKVAGAPIHPFRHNFPGHLREEIRTYGPGIIAVDSIYSTNGSRAPLAQLCDVAEQTGSLLVVDETRSLGTDGPLGAGSVVALGLAERVPFRVASLSGALAGRAGFVAANGVDFVDYFRMESFPAVFSGTLLPHDLAGISAALAAARADDWRRERLVVLSERVRTALTSLGFDLESAAGHIIALQAGPDLRALAMRDFLEARGIFGAVLCPPATARHRTIVRFCLHADLTDTEVDRIIQACKEVRDAFGTIPPTVPIRTGVPVPNQSTV from the coding sequence TTGATTCCCACTATCGCCGATCGGGTGCAGAGCCGAGTCGATCGCTTCTCCTACGGCAGAGTGGTCGGCGAGTGGGGTGGGCGGCATCTGCTACACGGCCTGACGCCAGGACCAGACGCTGTACTCCTGAATAGCAATGACTACCTGGGCCTCGCGGGGGACCAGCGAATCGTCGAGGCGATGTGCGCCGCACTCGCCGCAGGCGGCGCGCGGTTCACCTCGGGCGCCTTCGTCGATGGCGACCATCCACAGATCGCCGTGGAACGCGAGTTAGCTGACCATATGCGGGCGCCCGCCGGGATACTCTGCCAATCCGGCTGGGACGCGAATATCGGTCTGCTGCAATCGATTGCCGACCCGCGCACCCCGGTCTACCTCGACAGCCTCGCCCACATGTCGATGTGGCACGGCGCGAAAGTCGCCGGGGCGCCGATTCATCCGTTCCGGCACAACTTTCCCGGGCACCTGCGCGAGGAGATCCGCACCTACGGGCCGGGCATCATCGCGGTCGATTCCATCTACAGCACCAACGGATCCCGCGCGCCGCTGGCACAGCTCTGCGATGTCGCCGAGCAGACCGGCAGCCTGCTCGTCGTCGACGAAACGCGGTCGCTCGGGACCGACGGGCCGCTCGGGGCGGGCTCGGTGGTGGCGCTCGGGCTGGCCGAACGGGTGCCGTTCCGGGTCGCGAGCCTGTCCGGGGCGCTGGCCGGGCGGGCCGGTTTCGTCGCGGCCAACGGCGTCGATTTCGTCGACTACTTCCGGATGGAGTCGTTTCCCGCGGTGTTCTCCGGCACCCTGTTGCCGCACGACCTCGCCGGGATCTCGGCCGCGCTCGCCGCCGCGCGCGCCGACGATTGGCGGCGAGAACGCCTCGTTGTGCTGTCGGAGCGCGTGCGTACCGCGTTGACCTCCTTGGGTTTCGACCTGGAGTCCGCCGCCGGTCACATCATCGCGCTCCAGGCGGGCCCGGACCTGCGGGCCCTGGCCATGCGCGACTTCCTGGAGGCGCGTGGCATTTTCGGCGCTGTCCTCTGCCCGCCCGCCACCGCACGACACCGCACCATCGTCCGTTTCTGCCTGCACGCCGACCTCACCGACACCGAAGTCGACCGCATCATCCAGGCCTGCAAGGAAGTTCGCGACGCGTTCGGCACGATCCCCCCGACGGTGCCGATCCGCACCGGAGTCCCCGTACCCAATCAATCCACCGTCTAG
- a CDS encoding glutamate ABC transporter substrate-binding protein — protein MKRSILAVTLAAGLVPVSCSQTDVAAPEYVVGIKFDQPGLSVMDNGKPRGFDVEIANYIAGHLGTEPGEITWVEAPTSKREELLRGGDVDFVVGSYSITAERLRQVAFAGPYFIAGQDLLVREDETTIDRPEDLGGRTVCTVTGSTSADKIKRDFAATANLITRETYSSCVDDLLADRVDAVTADDVVLAGYAAQSPAELRVVGHPFTRERYGVGVRKGDTELQSKITTAIRAMIADGAWDRAIQTHIAPSGYTPHPAPPVFTATDAQILPADPATLDPALVQTVHQLTEAANTQQWETFDSMICPEASPAVSSFVMQYTPKYDDHLGPEVKDSDFQHTTTGIAQHTPDSATFLARETFTNIPAKYRQYFKDIDYTATMTRRDGQWQMCGLAADFVES, from the coding sequence ATGAAGCGCTCGATCCTTGCTGTCACCCTCGCGGCCGGCCTGGTGCCGGTCTCGTGCTCCCAAACCGATGTCGCCGCACCGGAATACGTGGTCGGCATCAAGTTCGACCAGCCCGGGCTGTCGGTGATGGACAACGGGAAGCCGCGCGGATTCGACGTGGAGATCGCGAACTACATCGCCGGGCACCTCGGCACCGAACCCGGAGAGATCACCTGGGTGGAGGCGCCGACGAGCAAGCGGGAAGAATTGTTGCGGGGCGGCGACGTCGATTTCGTCGTCGGGTCCTACTCCATCACCGCCGAACGGCTCCGGCAGGTCGCCTTCGCCGGGCCGTATTTCATTGCGGGGCAAGATCTTCTGGTGCGCGAGGACGAAACAACCATCGACCGGCCCGAGGACCTCGGCGGTCGCACCGTGTGCACCGTCACGGGCTCCACCTCCGCGGACAAGATCAAGAGAGACTTCGCCGCCACCGCGAATCTCATTACCCGGGAAACATATTCGTCCTGCGTCGACGACCTGCTCGCAGACAGGGTCGACGCGGTGACCGCCGATGACGTCGTCCTCGCCGGCTACGCCGCCCAGTCCCCCGCGGAACTCCGGGTCGTCGGCCATCCCTTCACCCGGGAGCGCTACGGCGTCGGCGTCCGCAAGGGCGACACCGAACTCCAATCCAAGATCACCACGGCGATCCGGGCCATGATCGCCGACGGCGCGTGGGACCGTGCGATCCAAACCCACATCGCCCCTTCGGGTTACACCCCGCACCCGGCCCCGCCGGTCTTCACCGCCACCGACGCACAAATCCTCCCCGCCGACCCCGCCACCCTGGACCCGGCCCTGGTACAGACCGTCCACCAACTCACCGAAGCCGCCAACACCCAGCAATGGGAAACCTTCGACTCCATGATCTGCCCCGAAGCCTCCCCCGCCGTCAGCTCCTTCGTCATGCAATACACCCCGAAATACGACGACCACCTCGGCCCCGAAGTCAAAGACTCCGACTTCCAGCACACCACCACCGGCATCGCCCAGCACACCCCCGACTCCGCCACCTTCCTGGCCCGCGAAACCTTCACCAACATCCCCGCCAAGTACCGGCAGTACTTCAAGGACATCGACTACACCGCCACCATGACCCGCCGCGACGGGCAGTGGCAGATGTGCGGTCTGGCAGCTGATTTCGTAGAGTCCTGA
- a CDS encoding glutamate-5-semialdehyde dehydrogenase, with product MSAGTTTEIDTREVVHEAARKARVASRALAQLTTAQKNDALHAAADALLAAADDVLAANAADIATAQAAGTEESLIDRLRLTKPRIDGIASGLRQVAGLPDPIGVVVRGSTLPNGLEIRQTRVPLGVVGMVYEARPNVTVDAFGLALKSGNAALLRGSSSAAHSNAALVKVMREALAAQDIPADSVQLLPSHDRSSVTHLIQARGLVDVVIPRGGAGLINAVVRDAQVPTIETGTGNCHVYVHSAADLDMAEQILINAKTRRPSVCNAAETVLIDDAIATTAVPKLMEALEKHGVTVHGDLPGLVPADDKDWGEEYLTLDIALKVVADLDAAVEHINTWGTGHTEAIVTADLAAAREFTNRVDAAAVMVNASTAFTDGEQFGFGAEIGISTQKLHARGPMALPELTSTKWIVWGDGQVRPV from the coding sequence ATGAGTGCAGGAACGACGACCGAGATTGATACCCGCGAGGTGGTGCACGAGGCCGCGCGAAAGGCTCGCGTCGCGTCCCGGGCACTGGCCCAGCTGACCACCGCGCAGAAGAACGACGCCTTGCATGCCGCCGCCGACGCGCTGCTCGCCGCGGCTGACGACGTGCTGGCGGCCAACGCCGCGGACATCGCGACCGCGCAGGCGGCCGGCACCGAGGAATCCCTGATCGATCGTTTGCGGCTGACCAAGCCGCGGATCGACGGCATCGCCTCGGGCCTGCGCCAGGTGGCGGGCCTACCGGATCCGATCGGCGTGGTGGTGCGCGGGTCGACGCTGCCCAACGGTCTGGAGATCCGGCAGACGCGGGTGCCCCTCGGCGTGGTCGGCATGGTCTACGAGGCCCGGCCCAATGTCACCGTCGACGCCTTCGGTCTGGCGTTGAAGTCCGGTAACGCGGCGCTGCTCCGCGGTTCCTCCTCGGCCGCGCACTCCAATGCGGCTTTGGTCAAAGTTATGCGGGAAGCGCTTGCCGCCCAGGACATCCCGGCCGATTCGGTGCAGCTGCTGCCGAGCCACGACCGCTCCAGCGTGACCCATCTGATCCAGGCCCGCGGCCTGGTCGACGTGGTCATTCCGCGCGGCGGCGCGGGCCTGATCAACGCCGTCGTCCGTGACGCGCAGGTGCCGACCATTGAGACCGGCACCGGCAACTGCCACGTCTACGTGCATTCCGCCGCCGACCTGGACATGGCCGAGCAGATCCTGATCAACGCCAAGACCCGCCGTCCCAGCGTCTGCAACGCCGCCGAGACGGTGCTGATCGACGACGCCATCGCGACCACCGCAGTCCCCAAGTTGATGGAGGCGCTGGAGAAGCACGGCGTGACCGTGCACGGCGACCTGCCCGGCCTGGTCCCCGCCGACGACAAGGACTGGGGCGAGGAGTACCTCACCCTCGACATCGCGCTCAAGGTAGTCGCCGACTTGGACGCCGCGGTCGAGCACATCAATACCTGGGGCACCGGGCACACCGAGGCCATCGTCACCGCCGATCTGGCGGCGGCGCGCGAGTTCACCAACCGGGTGGACGCGGCGGCGGTCATGGTCAACGCCTCGACCGCTTTCACCGATGGTGAGCAGTTCGGTTTCGGTGCGGAGATCGGTATCTCCACGCAGAAACTGCACGCTCGCGGCCCCATGGCCCTGCCGGAACTGACCTCCACCAAGTGGATCGTCTGGGGGGACGGGCAGGTCCGTCCGGTCTAA
- a CDS encoding RtcB family protein produces the protein MFPVELRGTRAQTLMWAHEHEVEQAALQQLRNIAQLRWVHGVRVMPDVHLGKGATVGSVIAMKDAVAPAAVGVDIGYGMEAVKTDLTTADLPDSLRSLRSRIEGAVPVGFQAHKDPVDVTRLGARFAASHGAVALQKVGWQRFWNSFGSLHKGVQTLENKARKQMGSLGGGNHFAELCIANDQRVWILLHSGSRNIGKELAERHMAIARKLKHNQELPDRDLAVFLAGTPEMAAYRGDLEWAQEYAARNRAVMLGLVCQAVRDEFAGREVRFDEPISCHHNYVAEELIDGVPMLVTRKGAVRAGAGDLALIPGSMGTRSYVVRGKGNPASFQSASHGAGRRMSRNAAKRQFTVADLIAQTEGVESRKDAGVVDEIPAAYKDIDQVIEAQRDLVDVVATLRQVLCVKG, from the coding sequence ATGTTTCCCGTCGAGCTGCGCGGTACCCGGGCGCAGACGCTTATGTGGGCCCACGAGCACGAGGTCGAGCAGGCCGCGCTGCAACAGTTGCGCAACATTGCGCAGCTGAGATGGGTACACGGCGTCCGCGTTATGCCTGACGTGCACCTCGGCAAAGGCGCAACCGTCGGATCCGTTATTGCCATGAAGGATGCTGTCGCGCCGGCTGCGGTCGGCGTCGATATCGGGTACGGAATGGAGGCCGTCAAAACTGACCTCACGACCGCCGATCTCCCGGATAGCCTGCGCTCATTGCGTTCTCGGATCGAGGGCGCAGTGCCGGTAGGATTCCAGGCACACAAGGACCCGGTCGATGTCACCCGACTCGGCGCCCGGTTCGCCGCGTCCCATGGAGCTGTCGCCCTGCAGAAGGTCGGTTGGCAGCGCTTCTGGAACTCGTTTGGGTCGTTGCATAAAGGTGTACAAACACTCGAAAACAAGGCTCGCAAGCAAATGGGCTCCCTTGGCGGTGGAAATCATTTTGCGGAACTTTGCATAGCTAACGATCAGCGGGTCTGGATTCTTCTGCACTCCGGTAGCCGCAATATTGGAAAGGAACTTGCCGAGCGCCATATGGCGATTGCCCGGAAGCTGAAGCACAATCAAGAGCTGCCGGATCGGGATCTTGCTGTATTCCTTGCTGGAACGCCGGAAATGGCAGCGTACCGGGGCGATCTGGAATGGGCACAGGAATATGCGGCGCGGAATCGTGCGGTCATGCTAGGGCTCGTCTGCCAGGCCGTGCGGGACGAATTCGCCGGGCGCGAAGTGCGTTTCGACGAGCCGATCAGCTGCCACCACAACTATGTGGCCGAGGAGCTGATCGATGGTGTGCCGATGCTCGTCACCCGTAAGGGTGCGGTGCGGGCGGGCGCTGGAGATCTGGCGTTGATCCCCGGGTCCATGGGGACGCGGTCGTATGTGGTTCGGGGTAAGGGGAATCCGGCCTCGTTCCAGTCGGCGTCACACGGGGCGGGGCGGCGGATGAGCCGGAATGCGGCCAAGCGGCAGTTCACGGTGGCGGATTTGATCGCGCAGACCGAAGGCGTGGAGTCGCGGAAGGACGCGGGGGTGGTCGATGAGATTCCGGCCGCGTACAAGGACATCGATCAGGTGATCGAGGCACAGCGGGATCTGGTGGACGTGGTCGCCACGTTGCGTCAGGTGCTGTGCGTGAAGGGCTGA
- a CDS encoding LAGLIDADG family homing endonuclease, whose protein sequence is MLELTNPEVSYMVGLFQTDGSHYGSTAAKGRLTIELSDRDGKLLWELQRHLPCYSSVTTRTRDTNFKKAHVSRVLSVCAQEVRTKFEAFGVPVGKKSNIIQAPSQQFSRPDYLRGIIDGDGSIGFTAKGYPFVSIVTASKLLADHICTEIESICGVRRTARRNQRDSVFNIMVANEPAAALATWCYPTGCLSIRRKYLAARDVGSWIAPTTRFGGTSKAWTAEEDAELPFLSVARAATLFGRTEQSVKMRRWRLGLSAA, encoded by the coding sequence ATGTTAGAGCTGACGAATCCCGAGGTCTCGTACATGGTCGGCCTATTTCAGACCGACGGCTCCCACTACGGAAGCACTGCAGCTAAAGGTCGATTGACTATTGAGTTGTCCGACCGCGACGGCAAGCTCCTGTGGGAGTTGCAGCGCCACCTGCCGTGCTACTCATCCGTCACAACTCGGACCCGTGACACGAATTTCAAGAAAGCCCATGTCTCCCGAGTTCTGTCGGTCTGCGCACAGGAGGTCCGCACAAAGTTTGAAGCCTTTGGCGTCCCAGTTGGCAAGAAATCCAATATCATTCAAGCCCCAAGCCAGCAGTTCAGTCGACCTGACTATCTGCGAGGAATAATCGACGGCGATGGCTCAATCGGGTTCACAGCCAAGGGCTATCCATTCGTCAGCATCGTCACCGCCAGCAAATTGCTTGCCGATCATATTTGCACCGAGATCGAATCCATATGCGGAGTCCGCAGGACTGCCCGGCGTAACCAACGTGATTCTGTCTTCAACATCATGGTGGCCAACGAACCCGCTGCGGCGTTGGCCACCTGGTGCTATCCCACTGGCTGTCTGTCAATCCGACGAAAATATCTAGCCGCCCGTGACGTTGGATCATGGATTGCGCCCACGACTCGATTCGGCGGTACGAGTAAGGCGTGGACCGCGGAGGAAGACGCGGAGCTTCCATTCCTGTCCGTCGCAAGAGCCGCGACTCTATTCGGCCGGACTGAGCAAAGCGTCAAGATGCGGCGGTGGAGGCTCGGCCTGTCGGCCGCATAG